Part of the Acidobacteriota bacterium genome is shown below.
CGCCTGGCAACGCCTCGGTCGTGAAGATGATTTGCTTTTAATTGTCGGGGATTCAAGCTGGGCGATGCGACTCGGTGAAGCGCAACCTGACCTTGACCGCATCGGCGCGATGAAAGGCAAAAAAATATTACTCAAGGGAAATCACGATTACTGGTGGGATACAGCAAAAAAGTTAAAGGCGGTTTTGCATCCTTCAATTGAAATTCTCAATGGGCAATCAATCATCATTAATCGTGTTGCAATAGCCGGAACCCGTGGTTGGGTCTGTCCGAATGATATTTATTTCCAGGCGCAAGACCAGAAGATTTATGAGCGCGAGGTTGCAAGATTGAAAACCGCTCTGGAGCCATTAAAAAAACTAAAAGGGGCATACGACCATCTCATCGTCGCTTTGCATTACCCGCCCACCAATAAGGATTTTGAAGCGAATGGCTTTACCGAATTAATCGAAACGTTCGAGGCTGATGTTTGCGTTTATGGTCATCTTCATGGAGAAGCAATTCAAACGGCAATAACCGGATTAAGAGGCAAAACCTATTATTATCTGGTCAGCGCCGATGCCGCGAATTTTTCTCCTATGGAAATTGATTTGCCTGAAATAGTGAACCAGTCTTTTCAAACAGCCTGTGAGCCGTAAGCATTCATTCATTATCGAGAAGAAATTATCGGATGAGGGAATAGTGGACAAAACATTTCAAGGACAAAAAACACTCATCACC
Proteins encoded:
- a CDS encoding metallophosphoesterase, with protein sequence MRIFAIGDLHLEGGTGKTMEVFGEHWKNHHEKIFSAWQRLGREDDLLLIVGDSSWAMRLGEAQPDLDRIGAMKGKKILLKGNHDYWWDTAKKLKAVLHPSIEILNGQSIIINRVAIAGTRGWVCPNDIYFQAQDQKIYEREVARLKTALEPLKKLKGAYDHLIVALHYPPTNKDFEANGFTELIETFEADVCVYGHLHGEAIQTAITGLRGKTYYYLVSADAANFSPMEIDLPEIVNQSFQTACEP